From the Purpureocillium takamizusanense chromosome 6, complete sequence genome, one window contains:
- the TYS1 gene encoding Tyrosine--tRNA ligase (COG:J~EggNog:ENOG503NUQ1), producing MATMSASERFALINENLAEILNPEIIEKILEEGRNPRVYWGTATTGRPHCGYFVPAIKIAQLLAAGCDVTILLADIHGFLDNLKAPLELVAHRAEYYRLIIKAILEAVGVSTEKLRFVLGSDYQKSSEYVMDVYKMSSLISEHDAKRAGAEIVKQTDNAPLSGLLYPILQVLDEQYLDVDAQFGGLDQRKLFIAAKDWLPKIGYRERAHIMNPMVPGLHGGKMSSSDQDSKIDLLDAPEVVTKKIKKAVSAPTVIEENGVLAFVEFVLLPAAALRGKREFVVDRERDGLEPLVYTDIAHMQDDYKNDKLTPQLLKPAVAKALNQLLAPIQESFQASKEWQEINLKAYPPPPKKEKKVKDKGSRHPGKQNQQQLPIREDQ from the exons ATGGCCACCATGTCGGCGTCCGAGAGGTTCGCTCTCATTAATGAGAACCTGGCCGAGATCTTGAACCCCGAAATCATCGAGAAGATCCTGGAAGAAGGGCGCAACCCCCGAGTCTACTGGG GAACTGCCACCACCGGTCGTCCTCACTGCGGCTACTTCGTGCCTGCCATCAAGATCGCACAACTTCTCGCTGCCGGCTGCGATGTCACCATTCTTCTCGCCGATATCCACGGCTTCCTTGACAACCTCAAGGCCCCTCTCGAACTTGTCGCGCATCGAGCCGAATACTATAGACTAAtcatcaaggccatcctcgaggccgttGGCGTATCGACTGAGAAGTTGCGTTTTGTCCTGGGCAGCGACTACCAAAAAAGCTCCGAGTATGTCATGGACGTGTACAAGATGTCGTCCCTGATTTCAGAGCACGACGCGAAGCGCGCGGGTGCCGAGATTGTCAAGCAAACAGACAACGCGCCGCTCAGTGGCTTGCTCTACCCGATATTACAGGTTCTCGACGAGCAGTACCTGGACGTGGATGCCCAGTTCGGAG GACTCGACCAGCGAAAACTTTTCATTGCCGCAAAGGACTGGCTGCCAAAGATAGGCTACAGAGAG CGTGCGCACATCATGAACCCCATGGTTCCCGGTCTTCACGGTGGCAAGATGAGCTCTAGCGACCAAG ACAGCAAGATTGACCTCCTGGACGCCCCTGAGGTTGTCACGAAGAAGATCAAGAAAGCTGTGTCCGCCCCGACAGTTATCGAGGAGAACGGCGTTCTTGCCTTCGTAGAGTTCGTTCTATTacctgctgcggcgctgcGAGGCAAACGAGAATTCGTCGTTGATCGCGAGCGAGACGGTCTCGAGCCCCTGGTGTACACGGACATCGCACATATGCAAGACGATTACAAGAATGACAAGCTGACCCCGCAATTGCTGAAACCGGCCGTCGCGAAAGCGCTAAATCAGCTCCTAGCGCCCATCCAGGAGTCGTTCCAAGCCTCCAAGGAGTGGCAGGAAATCAACCTGAAGGCCTACCCACCGCCTCCCaagaaagagaagaaggtcaaggacaaggggTCGCGCCACCCTGGCAAGCAAAACCAGCAACAGCTACCAATCCGCGAAGACCAGTGA
- the TYS1 gene encoding Tyrosine--tRNA ligase (COG:J~EggNog:ENOG503NUQ1): MSIGTATTGRPHCGYFVPAIKIAQLLAAGCDVTILLADIHGFLDNLKAPLELVAHRAEYYRLIIKAILEAVGVSTEKLRFVLGSDYQKSSEYVMDVYKMSSLISEHDAKRAGAEIVKQTDNAPLSGLLYPILQVLDEQYLDVDAQFGGLDQRKLFIAAKDWLPKIGYRERAHIMNPMVPGLHGGKMSSSDQDSKIDLLDAPEVVTKKIKKAVSAPTVIEENGVLAFVEFVLLPAAALRGKREFVVDRERDGLEPLVYTDIAHMQDDYKNDKLTPQLLKPAVAKALNQLLAPIQESFQASKEWQEINLKAYPPPPKKEKKVKDKGSRHPGKQNQQQLPIREDQ; the protein is encoded by the exons ATGTCTATAGGAACTGCCACCACCGGTCGTCCTCACTGCGGCTACTTCGTGCCTGCCATCAAGATCGCACAACTTCTCGCTGCCGGCTGCGATGTCACCATTCTTCTCGCCGATATCCACGGCTTCCTTGACAACCTCAAGGCCCCTCTCGAACTTGTCGCGCATCGAGCCGAATACTATAGACTAAtcatcaaggccatcctcgaggccgttGGCGTATCGACTGAGAAGTTGCGTTTTGTCCTGGGCAGCGACTACCAAAAAAGCTCCGAGTATGTCATGGACGTGTACAAGATGTCGTCCCTGATTTCAGAGCACGACGCGAAGCGCGCGGGTGCCGAGATTGTCAAGCAAACAGACAACGCGCCGCTCAGTGGCTTGCTCTACCCGATATTACAGGTTCTCGACGAGCAGTACCTGGACGTGGATGCCCAGTTCGGAG GACTCGACCAGCGAAAACTTTTCATTGCCGCAAAGGACTGGCTGCCAAAGATAGGCTACAGAGAG CGTGCGCACATCATGAACCCCATGGTTCCCGGTCTTCACGGTGGCAAGATGAGCTCTAGCGACCAAG ACAGCAAGATTGACCTCCTGGACGCCCCTGAGGTTGTCACGAAGAAGATCAAGAAAGCTGTGTCCGCCCCGACAGTTATCGAGGAGAACGGCGTTCTTGCCTTCGTAGAGTTCGTTCTATTacctgctgcggcgctgcGAGGCAAACGAGAATTCGTCGTTGATCGCGAGCGAGACGGTCTCGAGCCCCTGGTGTACACGGACATCGCACATATGCAAGACGATTACAAGAATGACAAGCTGACCCCGCAATTGCTGAAACCGGCCGTCGCGAAAGCGCTAAATCAGCTCCTAGCGCCCATCCAGGAGTCGTTCCAAGCCTCCAAGGAGTGGCAGGAAATCAACCTGAAGGCCTACCCACCGCCTCCCaagaaagagaagaaggtcaaggacaaggggTCGCGCCACCCTGGCAAGCAAAACCAGCAACAGCTACCAATCCGCGAAGACCAGTGA